From a region of the Sulfuriferula plumbiphila genome:
- a CDS encoding methyltransferase family protein, whose amino-acid sequence MNWFSHDAGHLLEELFGWRANPHFGPFHVLSIVLIGGGFILLANAWKVLYAAQRTHTLATAGPYAYICHPQYVAFVLILFGFLLQWPTLLTLAMFPVLTYMYLRLARREEHEVEDEFGDTYRRYAAATPAFFPHLHQAKLGA is encoded by the coding sequence GTGAACTGGTTCTCGCACGACGCCGGTCATCTGCTGGAGGAGTTGTTCGGCTGGCGCGCCAACCCCCATTTCGGCCCGTTTCACGTGCTCAGCATCGTGCTCATCGGCGGCGGATTCATCCTGCTCGCCAACGCCTGGAAGGTGCTCTACGCGGCGCAGCGTACCCACACGCTCGCCACTGCCGGGCCGTATGCCTATATCTGCCATCCGCAGTACGTGGCTTTCGTGCTCATCCTGTTCGGATTTCTGTTGCAATGGCCGACGCTGCTCACGCTCGCCATGTTCCCGGTGCTCACCTATATGTACCTGCGCCTGGCGCGGCGCGAGGAGCACGAGGTGGAAGATGAATTCGGCGATACCTACCGGCGCTATGCGGCGGCGACACCGGCGTTTTTTCCGCATCTGCATCAAGCAAAGCTTGGGGCTTGA